One window from the genome of Marinobacter sp. LV10R510-11A encodes:
- a CDS encoding mechanosensitive ion channel family protein: protein MIGEMMSVLNGWIENFGLLSEAWRVGIVVFALVFGTATAAYIASHIIRALERKCASTGNFWDDTALHAARKPVVAFVWLQGVYWAAEVAHRYSSAEIFKVNDTVLQVGFIFIFVWALLRTIKEGESILVSPVKMKKPMDYTTINAISKLSRAVVIITAVLISLQSLGFSISGVLAFGGVGGIAVAFAAKDLLANFFGGFIIHLDRPFKVGDWVRSPDRNIEGTVENIGWRLTTMRTFDKRPLYVPNAVFTTIAVENPSRMTNRRIYENIGIRYADVSQMATIVSDIRSMLDKHEDIDNQQTLIVTFLAFSQSSLDIMVYAFTKTTQWVRYHEVKQDVLLKISEVIVGYGGEIAFPTQTIYLNEDSRISEHENGRDGQAESEGDSDRNQAPRSNKSVNKHERSRRQDTQAGDVGEQSLDAGEGEGDGD from the coding sequence ATGATCGGAGAAATGATGTCCGTGCTCAACGGCTGGATCGAGAATTTCGGTCTGCTGTCTGAGGCATGGCGCGTGGGTATTGTTGTGTTCGCACTGGTATTCGGCACGGCCACAGCTGCCTATATTGCCAGCCATATTATCCGTGCGCTGGAACGAAAATGTGCGAGCACCGGCAACTTCTGGGATGACACAGCGCTGCATGCTGCCCGCAAACCTGTGGTGGCTTTTGTCTGGCTTCAAGGTGTGTACTGGGCTGCTGAAGTGGCCCATCGCTACTCATCCGCCGAGATCTTCAAAGTCAATGACACTGTGCTCCAGGTCGGCTTCATTTTTATCTTTGTCTGGGCCCTGCTCAGGACAATAAAGGAAGGAGAGAGCATTCTTGTCTCTCCGGTAAAAATGAAAAAACCCATGGATTACACCACTATTAACGCGATCAGTAAGCTTTCGCGAGCCGTGGTGATCATTACGGCCGTGCTGATCAGTCTGCAGTCGCTGGGCTTTAGTATTTCGGGCGTGCTTGCCTTTGGTGGCGTGGGTGGTATTGCTGTGGCTTTTGCGGCCAAGGACCTGCTGGCCAACTTTTTCGGCGGCTTTATTATTCATCTGGATCGGCCGTTCAAGGTCGGAGACTGGGTGCGTTCACCGGATCGCAATATCGAGGGTACTGTAGAAAATATCGGATGGCGGCTTACGACTATGCGGACGTTTGACAAGCGGCCTCTCTATGTTCCGAATGCCGTGTTTACAACCATCGCAGTAGAAAACCCCTCTCGAATGACCAACCGGCGTATATACGAAAACATCGGTATCCGTTATGCAGATGTCAGCCAGATGGCGACCATTGTTTCAGACATCCGCTCAATGCTGGACAAGCATGAAGATATTGATAACCAGCAAACGTTGATAGTGACTTTTCTGGCGTTCAGTCAGTCATCGTTGGATATCATGGTTTATGCCTTCACCAAAACGACCCAGTGGGTTCGGTATCACGAAGTGAAGCAGGACGTGCTGCTGAAAATCAGCGAAGTTATCGTAGGTTACGGTGGCGAAATAGCGTTCCCAACGCAAACTATATACCTCAACGAAGACAGCCGTATTTCCGAGCATGAAAACGGTCGCGACGGGCAAGCTGAAAGCGAAGGGGATAGCGATAGAAACCAGGCGCCCCGCAGTAATAAAAGTGTCAACAAGCACGAACGTAGCCGCCGCCAAGATACCCAGGCGGGCGACGTGGGTGAGCAGTCTCTGGACGCGGGAGAAGGAGAGGGGGATGGCGATTGA
- a CDS encoding NADH:ubiquinone reductase (Na(+)-transporting) subunit B, which yields MAIRQFLDGIEHHFEKGGKYERWYALYEAADTMFFTPSSVTATTSHVRDGIDLKRIMISVWLCAFPAMFFGMWNIGFQANSFLATNPDALIADGGLRTAFIQALAVTGAGAGIWDNFVYGMAYFVPVYVVTFVVGGFWEVMFATVRRHEVNEGFFVTSILFALICPPTIPLWQVALGITFGVVIGKEVFGGTGKNFLNPALTGRAFLYFAYPAQISGDAVWTAVDGFSGATALSMAASGGLEALEEGIGWMNAFMGSVQGSMGETSTVAVMIGGLILVGMRIASYRIVGGVLIGMIATAVLMNVVGSETNPMFSVPAHWHLVIGGFAFGMMFMATDPVSASMTNTGRWCFGILVGVMTILIRVVNPAFPEGIMLAILFANLFAPLMDHYVVQANVKRRLARG from the coding sequence ATGGCTATCCGACAGTTTCTCGATGGAATCGAGCATCATTTTGAAAAAGGTGGCAAGTACGAGCGCTGGTATGCGCTGTATGAAGCCGCCGACACCATGTTCTTCACGCCCAGTTCGGTAACCGCTACAACCTCCCACGTGCGTGATGGCATTGATCTCAAGCGCATTATGATTTCGGTGTGGTTGTGTGCTTTTCCGGCGATGTTCTTTGGTATGTGGAACATTGGCTTTCAGGCCAACAGCTTTCTGGCGACCAACCCGGACGCGTTGATTGCAGACGGTGGCCTGCGCACAGCCTTCATTCAGGCACTTGCCGTGACCGGAGCCGGAGCGGGTATCTGGGATAACTTTGTTTACGGGATGGCTTACTTTGTTCCCGTTTACGTCGTTACTTTCGTGGTTGGTGGTTTCTGGGAAGTCATGTTCGCGACCGTGCGTCGTCACGAAGTGAACGAAGGCTTCTTTGTAACGTCTATCCTGTTCGCACTGATTTGCCCGCCAACCATTCCTCTTTGGCAGGTGGCACTGGGTATCACATTTGGTGTGGTAATCGGTAAAGAAGTCTTTGGTGGTACCGGCAAAAACTTCCTGAACCCAGCATTAACCGGGCGTGCATTCCTGTACTTTGCCTATCCGGCACAGATCTCCGGCGATGCAGTTTGGACCGCAGTTGACGGCTTCAGTGGCGCAACCGCCCTAAGCATGGCAGCGAGCGGTGGCCTTGAGGCGCTGGAAGAGGGAATCGGCTGGATGAACGCATTTATGGGTTCTGTTCAGGGTTCCATGGGCGAAACCTCCACGGTGGCTGTCATGATTGGCGGCCTGATACTGGTAGGTATGCGAATCGCCAGTTACCGGATTGTAGGTGGTGTGCTGATCGGCATGATCGCCACGGCGGTTCTGATGAACGTTGTTGGTTCTGAAACCAACCCGATGTTTTCCGTTCCAGCCCATTGGCATCTGGTTATAGGTGGCTTTGCCTTCGGTATGATGTTCATGGCTACCGACCCAGTTTCAGCGTCAATGACCAACACGGGTCGTTGGTGCTTCGGTATTCTGGTGGGTGTAATGACCATTCTGATCCGGGTTGTTAACCCCGCATTCCCAGAAGGCATCATGCTGGCGATCCTGTTCGCTAACCTTTTTGCGCCGCTTATGGATCACTACGTGGTTCAGGCAAACGTTAAACGGAGGCTCGCTCGTGGCTAA
- a CDS encoding CsiV family protein, with protein sequence MQTDGNRLCRLLAHTLLTALLVATSMLSHAQQTPDDYYRAEFVILERIIDPDAVNERMINRKVKPPVETDKTLYRVAQGGSVSSSLELVNRNQLHLGNAANRLESSGKYRVLMSAGWYEAFPPDYKGEPLRIEIGDWLEQADQREIEGNITIDRQRYLHVAVHLNHWQEGKVAAAAAAPTTLPTTGAELNLQPEIPLELLTWIRETRRMRSEEIHFLDSPTLGVLVFFKKVEAEQ encoded by the coding sequence TTGCAGACTGATGGTAATCGCTTGTGTCGGCTATTGGCACACACACTACTGACCGCCCTTTTGGTGGCCACCTCAATGCTGAGCCATGCGCAGCAGACGCCCGACGATTACTACCGGGCCGAGTTCGTGATTCTGGAGCGCATCATTGACCCAGATGCCGTAAACGAACGCATGATTAACCGAAAGGTCAAGCCACCTGTAGAGACAGATAAGACTCTTTACCGTGTCGCTCAGGGTGGGTCCGTGAGCTCCTCCCTAGAACTCGTTAACCGCAACCAGCTGCATCTTGGCAACGCTGCCAACCGGCTTGAAAGCAGCGGCAAATACCGAGTGCTTATGTCTGCAGGTTGGTACGAGGCCTTCCCGCCCGATTACAAAGGCGAGCCGCTGCGCATCGAGATAGGAGACTGGCTGGAGCAAGCAGACCAGCGAGAGATCGAGGGGAATATCACCATCGATAGGCAGCGTTACCTGCACGTTGCCGTGCACCTGAACCACTGGCAGGAAGGAAAGGTTGCGGCTGCGGCTGCGGCACCAACCACCCTCCCTACAACAGGCGCCGAGCTGAACCTTCAGCCTGAGATACCGCTGGAACTACTGACATGGATTCGGGAGACCCGCAGGATGCGGAGTGAGGAAATCCACTTTTTGGATTCCCCCACCCTTGGGGTTCTCGTGTTCTTCAAGAAGGTTGAGGCAGAGCAGTAA
- a CDS encoding glyceraldehyde-3-phosphate dehydrogenase encodes MPVLNYSTCETGVSTVSHEQMNQCLSNWMDRESTAEAMIPLIGRLYRKNNVVTSVYGRAIINQSVIDIIRAHRFVRQVEDSELSVNDTLPILQAMDQMELGRAHVDIGKLAVKFKAQSDDLAEFLKKEIGPVIGQYPLQSEEDANNGTKDVVLYGFGRIGRLLARILIEKAGGGNNLRLRAIVVRQGGADNDLEKRASLLRRDSVHGPFDGTIRVDEKESALIANGNFIKVIYSDGPDKVDYTQYGIKNAIVIDNTGKWRDEEGLGLHLKSKGVSRVMLTAPGKGDIKNIVYGINNDSITDEDKILSAASCTTNAITPVLKAIYDEYGIVDGHVETVHSYTNDQNLIDNYHKGSRRGRSAALNMVITETGAAKAVSKALPELAGKLTGNAIRVPTPNVSMAILNLNLKKEVDVEGVNNYLREMALHSELQKQIDFVNSPEVVSSDFVGSRHAGIVDAQATIAGGKRLILYVWYDNEFGYSAQVIRVVSQMAGIDYPIFPKRARD; translated from the coding sequence ATGCCCGTCCTTAATTATTCCACGTGCGAAACAGGGGTCTCTACCGTGAGCCACGAACAGATGAACCAGTGCCTGTCCAACTGGATGGACAGAGAATCTACAGCGGAGGCTATGATTCCGCTGATTGGCCGTCTTTATCGGAAAAACAACGTTGTTACCTCCGTATACGGTCGCGCCATTATCAACCAATCGGTTATCGATATTATCCGCGCCCACAGGTTTGTGCGTCAGGTAGAGGACAGTGAGCTGTCCGTGAACGATACCTTGCCAATTCTGCAGGCCATGGATCAGATGGAGCTCGGGCGTGCGCACGTCGATATTGGTAAGTTGGCGGTGAAATTTAAGGCACAAAGCGATGATCTGGCCGAGTTTCTTAAAAAAGAAATCGGCCCGGTGATTGGTCAGTATCCCTTACAGTCAGAAGAAGACGCCAATAACGGCACCAAAGATGTCGTGCTTTACGGCTTCGGTCGCATCGGCCGCTTACTTGCCCGCATTTTGATCGAAAAAGCTGGGGGTGGTAACAACCTTCGCCTGCGAGCCATTGTGGTGCGCCAGGGTGGCGCAGACAACGATCTGGAGAAGCGTGCCAGCCTTTTGCGCCGCGATTCGGTACACGGCCCCTTTGATGGCACCATTCGCGTAGATGAGAAAGAATCCGCGCTGATTGCCAACGGCAACTTCATCAAAGTGATCTACTCTGATGGCCCGGATAAAGTGGACTACACCCAGTATGGCATCAAAAACGCCATCGTTATTGATAACACCGGTAAGTGGCGTGACGAAGAAGGTCTGGGTCTGCACCTGAAATCCAAGGGCGTAAGCCGGGTTATGCTGACGGCACCGGGCAAAGGCGATATCAAGAACATCGTTTACGGCATTAATAACGACTCTATCACCGACGAAGACAAAATTCTGTCGGCTGCCTCCTGTACGACCAACGCCATTACGCCGGTGTTGAAAGCGATTTATGATGAGTACGGCATCGTAGACGGGCACGTTGAAACGGTTCACTCCTACACCAACGACCAGAACCTGATCGATAACTACCATAAAGGTAGCCGTCGTGGCCGGAGTGCTGCGCTGAACATGGTAATTACCGAGACAGGCGCGGCAAAAGCGGTATCCAAAGCTCTGCCGGAGCTGGCAGGCAAACTGACCGGTAACGCCATTCGGGTGCCAACACCGAACGTTTCCATGGCCATCCTGAACCTCAATTTGAAGAAAGAGGTGGATGTCGAAGGTGTAAATAACTATCTGCGCGAGATGGCTTTGCACTCCGAACTGCAGAAGCAGATCGATTTTGTGAACTCTCCAGAAGTTGTATCTTCAGACTTTGTAGGCTCACGCCATGCTGGCATTGTTGATGCTCAGGCGACGATTGCCGGGGGCAAGCGCTTGATTCTCTATGTCTGGTACGACAACGAGTTTGGCTACAGCGCCCAGGTGATCCGTGTAGTAAGTCAGATGGCCGGTATCGATTACCCCATCTTCCCGAAGCGCGCACGCGACTGA
- a CDS encoding S-methyl-5'-thioinosine phosphorylase, whose translation MSEISGAIGIIGGTGLTTLAGLEITGTRTVETPWGAPSSELTEGRLDGQPVVFLSRHGNPHRIPPHEVNYRANLKALYDAGVRTVVGVNAVGGIHPDMGPACVVIPEQIIDYTWGRPSTFFEGSLEGNLDKVTHIDFTWPYDQAARDILAQAATAHNVSFAGFGVYGATQGPRLETAAEIRRMERDGCDLVGMTGMPEAALAAELGMRYVCLGLVVNWAAGKSDHIITMEEIEAAIEQGMSGVRHILEASMADLGALTALPQPS comes from the coding sequence ATGTCTGAAATCAGCGGAGCGATAGGTATTATTGGTGGCACCGGCCTGACCACCCTAGCGGGCCTGGAGATTACCGGAACGCGAACCGTGGAAACACCCTGGGGGGCACCTTCCTCTGAGTTGACGGAAGGGCGTCTCGATGGCCAGCCTGTTGTGTTCCTGTCCCGGCACGGTAATCCTCACAGGATACCGCCCCATGAAGTGAACTACAGGGCGAACTTAAAAGCGCTTTACGACGCTGGCGTGCGCACGGTGGTTGGAGTAAATGCGGTAGGCGGGATACACCCGGATATGGGCCCCGCCTGTGTGGTCATCCCCGAGCAGATTATTGATTACACCTGGGGCAGGCCCAGCACTTTCTTTGAGGGCAGTTTAGAGGGCAATCTGGATAAAGTGACCCACATTGATTTCACCTGGCCCTATGACCAGGCCGCGCGGGACATTCTGGCGCAGGCCGCTACAGCCCATAACGTATCGTTTGCCGGGTTTGGGGTTTACGGTGCAACCCAAGGCCCCAGGCTGGAGACAGCGGCAGAAATACGCCGTATGGAGCGCGACGGGTGTGATCTGGTAGGGATGACCGGCATGCCCGAAGCCGCTCTGGCGGCCGAACTGGGTATGCGATACGTGTGTTTGGGGCTGGTGGTCAACTGGGCCGCCGGGAAGTCAGACCACATCATTACCATGGAAGAAATCGAAGCGGCCATCGAGCAAGGTATGTCTGGTGTAAGGCATATACTCGAAGCGTCGATGGCCGATCTTGGTGCTCTTACTGCTCTGCCTCAACCTTCTTGA
- the mfd gene encoding transcription-repair coupling factor, producing MNQGAPTSASLQTLIAPAFPAKPADHRTWGQLHGSSDALAICESARAHKGLTLVITRSTAEAIRLEQSMRFFLGLPPEEDGATVTEGGLELLSLPDWETLPYDLFSPHQDITSRRIRTLHRLPGIAHGVIVVPARTLMHRLPPVGYLQGNTLLLETGQSLDIENWRMQLTTAGYRHAENVYEHGEYAVRGSILDIFPMGSNLPYRIDLFDNEVETLRTFDPETQRSIDRIERIELLPAYEFPWHKEARSGFRNRWFEQFPNANKDSTVYQDVSHGITPPGIEYYLPLFFEETATLFDYLPGTTHVFTAEGLNEAVTLFDAETRNRYEDRRHDLHRPILPPASLFLQQDELFGYLKAFPRVTTTPETAEGGGAVNCTSDALPDIAINARAADPAGHLKRFIKNFAGRVLICAESSGRREALIENLGEHQLRLKGCDNWRDFLADESCTLGITIAPMEQGLVLPEHNIALITETALFGERVLQRRRREKPTEINDDGYRDLSELRTGSPVVHIDHGVGRYLGLETITVEGEASEFLMLEYAGGSKLYVPVSSLHLISRYAGADTEYAPLHKLGTERWSNAKQKALEKIRDTAAELLDVYARREARKGFAFEDPKEAYRAFASGFPFEETPDQEIAIEAVFEDMTNEKPMDRLVCGDVGFGKTEVAMRAAFLATWSGKQVAVLVPTTLLAQQHFDSFRDRFSDTPVNIELLSRFRSTSQTNKALEAIEGGRADIVIGTHKLLQGDVRFKNLGLVIIDEEHRFGVGQKEKLKALRAEVDMLNLTATPIPRTLNMAMGHLRDLSIIATPPARRLSVKTFVRQRDDAMVKEAVLREVLRGGQVYVLHNDVASIEKTAKDLRELVPEARVGVAHGQIRERKLEQIMSDFYHKRFNVLVCTTIIETGIDIPSANTIIIERADKFGLAQLHQLRGRVGRSHHQAYAYLLTPPPKAISADAKKRLEAISEAQDLGAGFMLATQDMEIRGAGELLGDEQSGQIESIGFTLYMQLLDEAVKAIRDGRTPNAQLPLSHGTEMNLRIPALIPEDYLPDVHNRLMLYKRIASVSDRSALKELQVEMIDRFGLLPEPAKNLVRQTELRLQAEALGIVKVDAGKEWARLEFGSSTPVDPLVLVKKMQSAPDTYRLEGGNSFRFRLKDTSTNGKLDGISGMLDELVPAQGAATA from the coding sequence ATGAATCAAGGTGCCCCTACTTCCGCTTCACTGCAAACACTGATTGCGCCGGCATTCCCTGCGAAACCCGCCGATCACCGCACCTGGGGGCAGTTACATGGCAGCAGCGATGCCCTGGCCATTTGCGAGAGCGCCCGGGCGCATAAGGGGCTAACCCTGGTGATTACTCGCAGCACGGCTGAGGCGATTCGCCTGGAGCAATCCATGCGTTTTTTCCTGGGGTTACCGCCAGAGGAAGATGGAGCCACCGTGACAGAGGGCGGTTTGGAGCTGCTGTCGCTGCCAGACTGGGAAACCCTGCCCTACGATCTATTTTCCCCACACCAGGATATTACCTCCCGGCGCATCCGCACCTTACACCGGCTGCCTGGCATTGCGCATGGCGTTATTGTGGTGCCCGCGCGAACTCTGATGCACCGGCTGCCGCCGGTCGGTTATCTTCAGGGCAATACGTTGTTGCTTGAAACCGGCCAATCTCTGGATATCGAAAACTGGCGCATGCAGCTGACAACGGCCGGCTACCGGCACGCCGAAAACGTATACGAGCATGGTGAGTACGCGGTTCGCGGCTCGATACTCGACATATTCCCCATGGGCTCCAACCTGCCCTACCGAATTGATCTGTTTGATAACGAGGTAGAAACCCTTCGAACGTTCGACCCTGAAACACAACGTTCCATCGATCGGATTGAGCGCATCGAACTCCTACCCGCTTACGAATTCCCATGGCACAAGGAGGCTCGCTCTGGCTTCCGGAATCGTTGGTTCGAGCAATTTCCAAACGCCAACAAGGATTCAACTGTTTATCAGGATGTCAGCCACGGCATTACGCCACCGGGTATTGAATATTACCTGCCATTGTTTTTCGAAGAGACGGCTACGCTTTTCGACTATCTGCCTGGAACGACGCACGTTTTTACCGCTGAGGGCCTGAACGAGGCGGTCACGTTGTTCGACGCTGAAACCCGAAATCGTTACGAAGACCGGCGTCACGACCTACACCGGCCCATACTTCCGCCCGCCAGTTTGTTTTTGCAGCAAGATGAATTGTTTGGCTACCTCAAGGCCTTTCCCCGGGTAACCACAACACCGGAAACGGCAGAAGGCGGTGGCGCTGTAAATTGCACCAGCGACGCACTTCCGGATATTGCCATCAACGCTCGGGCCGCGGATCCTGCGGGCCACCTGAAGCGTTTTATAAAGAACTTTGCTGGGCGGGTGCTGATTTGTGCAGAGTCTTCAGGCCGCCGAGAAGCTCTGATTGAAAACCTGGGCGAGCACCAGCTGCGACTTAAGGGTTGCGACAACTGGCGGGACTTTCTGGCTGATGAAAGTTGCACGCTGGGCATCACCATCGCACCCATGGAACAGGGGCTGGTGCTGCCTGAGCACAACATTGCTCTGATAACCGAAACAGCTCTTTTTGGCGAACGTGTATTGCAGCGCCGCCGACGCGAAAAGCCTACTGAAATCAATGATGACGGCTATCGAGACCTGTCTGAGTTGCGAACTGGCTCACCTGTGGTGCACATAGATCACGGCGTTGGGCGCTACCTGGGCCTGGAAACCATTACGGTTGAAGGGGAAGCCAGTGAGTTCCTGATGCTCGAATACGCCGGCGGATCAAAACTGTATGTGCCGGTATCCAGCCTGCACCTGATTTCTCGTTATGCCGGCGCAGATACAGAATACGCGCCCCTACACAAGCTAGGCACGGAACGCTGGAGCAACGCCAAGCAAAAAGCGCTAGAAAAGATCCGCGATACCGCCGCAGAGCTTCTGGATGTATACGCTCGCCGGGAAGCCCGAAAAGGTTTCGCGTTTGAGGATCCCAAAGAAGCCTACCGAGCGTTTGCATCTGGATTCCCATTCGAGGAAACGCCTGATCAAGAGATTGCGATCGAGGCTGTTTTTGAGGACATGACCAACGAAAAACCCATGGACAGGCTGGTGTGTGGTGATGTTGGCTTTGGTAAAACCGAAGTTGCTATGCGCGCAGCCTTTCTAGCCACCTGGTCTGGGAAGCAGGTCGCCGTGCTGGTGCCCACAACACTATTGGCCCAGCAACATTTCGACTCCTTCCGGGATCGCTTCTCGGATACACCGGTTAACATCGAGCTGTTGAGCCGCTTTCGCAGTACAAGCCAAACCAACAAAGCCTTGGAAGCCATTGAAGGCGGCAGAGCCGATATCGTCATAGGCACTCACAAGCTCTTGCAGGGCGACGTTCGGTTTAAAAACTTGGGACTGGTGATCATTGATGAGGAGCACCGGTTCGGCGTGGGGCAGAAGGAAAAACTCAAAGCTCTGCGCGCTGAAGTGGATATGCTTAACCTCACGGCAACGCCGATTCCCAGAACCCTCAACATGGCTATGGGTCACCTCAGAGACCTTTCTATCATCGCCACACCCCCTGCCCGACGGCTTTCGGTGAAAACCTTTGTGCGTCAAAGGGACGATGCAATGGTAAAAGAAGCGGTCCTGCGTGAGGTTCTGCGGGGTGGTCAGGTCTACGTTCTACACAACGATGTGGCAAGCATCGAAAAAACCGCCAAGGATTTGCGAGAGCTTGTCCCAGAAGCCCGTGTGGGCGTAGCCCACGGCCAAATACGGGAGAGGAAGCTTGAGCAGATTATGTCGGATTTTTACCACAAGCGCTTCAACGTCCTGGTGTGCACCACCATCATCGAAACCGGTATCGACATCCCCAGCGCCAACACCATTATTATCGAGCGGGCAGATAAGTTCGGCTTGGCCCAGCTGCACCAACTCCGTGGCCGGGTTGGTCGCTCACACCATCAGGCTTATGCGTATTTGCTTACACCGCCACCGAAAGCCATCTCGGCAGATGCCAAAAAAAGGCTCGAGGCGATTTCTGAAGCCCAAGATTTGGGGGCGGGTTTTATGCTCGCAACTCAAGACATGGAGATTCGTGGTGCGGGCGAATTGCTGGGTGACGAACAAAGCGGGCAAATCGAGAGCATCGGCTTCACCCTGTACATGCAATTGCTAGACGAAGCTGTAAAAGCCATTCGCGACGGCCGCACACCCAACGCACAACTGCCTTTAAGCCACGGCACGGAAATGAACCTGCGCATACCGGCGCTGATCCCGGAAGACTATCTGCCAGATGTTCATAACCGCTTAATGCTCTATAAGCGCATTGCCAGTGTGAGCGACCGTAGCGCATTAAAAGAGCTTCAGGTTGAGATGATTGATCGCTTCGGATTATTACCAGAACCGGCAAAAAATCTTGTGCGGCAAACTGAGCTTCGGCTCCAGGCGGAAGCTCTGGGCATAGTGAAAGTAGACGCGGGCAAAGAGTGGGCTCGCCTTGAATTTGGCAGCTCCACACCCGTCGACCCGCTGGTTTTGGTTAAAAAAATGCAATCTGCACCGGACACTTACCGCCTTGAGGGCGGCAACAGCTTCCGTTTTCGGCTGAAGGACACCTCAACCAATGGTAAGCTCGACGGTATTTCCGGAATGCTGGACGAACTTGTACCCGCGCAGGGCGCAGCCACTGCCTAA
- a CDS encoding Na(+)-translocating NADH-quinone reductase subunit A: MIKIKKGLDLPISGAPEQTISDGKPVRHVALIGFDYIGMKPTMAVKEGDRVKRGTLLFTDKKTEGVRYTSPAAGVVKELNRGERRVFQSIVIEIDGDDAETFARFSDSELAGLERQQVVDNLVESGLWAALKTRPYSKVPAIDTAPHSIFVSVMDTNPLAADPTAVIAENAAAFESGLTILGRLTSGKVFVTGRPGSNVSVPKADNIEVQQFDGLHPAGNVGTHIHYLDPVSASKSVWTINYQDVIDIGQLFTTGELQVGRIIALGGPKVLKPRLVRTRLGASLSELLDGEVATDCDVRTVSGSVFGGRRGDGPCAYLGRFANQVSVLEEGSKREFLGYLTPGINKFSVLNIYLSKLTSGKLFNFTTITNGSERAMVPVGSYEQVMPLDILPTQLLRALIVGDTEMAQKLGALELDEEDLALCTFVCPGKYEYGPILRENLTRIEIEG; encoded by the coding sequence ATGATTAAGATCAAAAAAGGCCTGGATCTTCCCATCAGCGGCGCTCCCGAACAGACCATTTCAGACGGCAAACCAGTTCGCCACGTGGCGTTAATTGGTTTCGACTACATCGGCATGAAGCCGACGATGGCTGTGAAAGAAGGAGACCGTGTTAAGCGCGGTACGCTGCTGTTCACGGACAAGAAGACCGAGGGCGTTCGTTATACATCACCTGCCGCTGGTGTGGTTAAAGAGCTTAATCGTGGTGAGCGTCGAGTGTTCCAGTCTATTGTCATCGAAATAGATGGCGACGATGCTGAGACCTTTGCCCGCTTTAGTGACTCGGAACTTGCCGGGCTGGAGCGCCAACAGGTAGTCGATAACCTGGTTGAGTCTGGCCTGTGGGCGGCGCTTAAAACGCGTCCTTACAGCAAGGTGCCGGCAATCGATACCGCTCCGCACTCTATTTTTGTGTCTGTTATGGACACCAACCCGTTGGCAGCTGATCCCACTGCGGTGATCGCTGAGAACGCGGCAGCATTTGAGAGCGGCCTGACCATTCTTGGCCGGCTTACCTCAGGCAAGGTGTTTGTAACCGGTCGGCCCGGGTCTAACGTGTCCGTTCCCAAGGCCGATAATATCGAAGTTCAACAATTTGATGGCTTGCATCCCGCCGGAAACGTTGGGACTCATATCCATTATCTTGATCCGGTTTCTGCCTCCAAGTCTGTCTGGACGATTAATTACCAGGACGTGATCGATATTGGGCAGCTGTTTACAACCGGCGAACTGCAAGTTGGGCGTATAATTGCGCTGGGCGGCCCCAAGGTGCTGAAACCACGATTGGTTCGTACCCGTTTGGGCGCTAGTCTATCTGAGCTTCTGGATGGCGAAGTGGCCACAGACTGCGATGTGCGAACTGTTTCCGGCTCGGTATTCGGTGGTCGTCGGGGCGATGGCCCCTGCGCTTATCTTGGCCGTTTTGCCAATCAGGTTTCGGTTTTGGAAGAGGGCAGTAAGCGTGAGTTCCTAGGCTACCTAACGCCAGGGATCAACAAGTTCTCGGTTCTGAATATCTACCTGTCCAAGCTTACCAGCGGCAAACTGTTCAACTTCACCACCATCACCAATGGCAGCGAGAGAGCCATGGTGCCGGTTGGTTCGTACGAGCAAGTTATGCCTCTGGACATCCTCCCGACCCAGTTACTGCGTGCCCTAATTGTGGGTGACACAGAAATGGCTCAGAAACTCGGAGCTCTGGAGCTGGATGAAGAAGATCTGGCGCTGTGCACCTTCGTGTGCCCGGGTAAATATGAATACGGTCCGATTCTCCGCGAGAACCTGACCCGAATCGAGATCGAGGGCTAA